From Streptomyces asiaticus, one genomic window encodes:
- a CDS encoding methyltransferase domain-containing protein, with protein sequence MTEDWRPRHAALVEALTASGELPDAWRPAFAAVPRHHFIPADIWEQRATCVPVTTDAAWWDLVYRDVPIVTQVDDGQSDGPAIATSSNSMPTMVARMLTALEVADGQRVLEIGTGSGWNAALLAARLGSRNVTTVEVDPVLAEKAAKVIKDAGYSPDVVWGDGARGWESGAPYDRIIATCSVRRIPYAWVRQTKPGGLILAPLAGDFWSGALVRLDVGGDGVASGRFVGGARFMPMRSERPRPDAPVDSGTGRRGGTGALPAETMAGLGFALYAGAKLPGVVMADGTPDGNYQMWLHDRNGSAATVTQEEVWSYGPRRLWEEATAVHEAYVNDGSPGPGDFGLTVSPGGQRLWLRSPDTPLD encoded by the coding sequence ATGACCGAGGACTGGCGACCACGCCACGCAGCACTGGTGGAAGCCCTCACCGCGTCCGGCGAACTCCCGGACGCATGGCGCCCGGCCTTCGCCGCTGTCCCACGCCACCACTTCATCCCCGCCGACATCTGGGAGCAGCGGGCCACCTGCGTTCCCGTGACGACGGACGCGGCCTGGTGGGACCTCGTCTACCGGGATGTGCCGATCGTGACGCAGGTGGACGACGGGCAGAGCGACGGCCCGGCCATCGCGACCTCGTCCAACTCCATGCCCACGATGGTGGCGCGCATGCTCACCGCGCTGGAGGTCGCCGACGGGCAGCGCGTGTTGGAGATCGGCACCGGCAGCGGCTGGAACGCCGCGCTGCTCGCCGCGCGCCTGGGGAGCCGGAACGTCACCACCGTCGAGGTCGATCCGGTGCTGGCGGAGAAGGCCGCGAAGGTCATCAAGGACGCCGGATACAGCCCCGACGTCGTGTGGGGCGACGGCGCACGGGGGTGGGAGTCCGGGGCGCCGTACGACCGGATCATCGCGACCTGTTCGGTGCGCCGCATCCCCTACGCATGGGTGCGGCAGACCAAGCCGGGCGGGCTCATCCTCGCCCCGCTGGCAGGAGACTTCTGGTCCGGGGCGCTGGTACGGCTCGACGTGGGCGGCGACGGGGTGGCCTCCGGCCGGTTCGTCGGCGGAGCCCGGTTCATGCCCATGCGCTCGGAACGCCCTCGCCCGGACGCCCCGGTGGACAGCGGAACGGGGCGGCGCGGCGGCACCGGCGCGCTTCCCGCCGAGACCATGGCGGGCCTCGGTTTCGCCCTCTACGCGGGCGCGAAACTGCCGGGCGTGGTCATGGCCGACGGAACGCCCGACGGCAACTATCAGATGTGGCTCCACGATCGAAACGGGTCGGCGGCCACCGTCACCCAGGAGGAGGTGTGGAGTTACGGCCCACGCCGGTTGTGGGAGGAGGCCACCGCCGTGCACGAGGCGTACGTGAACGATGGCAGCCCGGGCCCCGGCGACTTCGGGTTGACCGTGTCCCCCGGCGGACAGCGACTCTGGCTCCGGTCACCCGATACGCCCCTCGACTGA